A genomic segment from Parolsenella catena encodes:
- a CDS encoding VTT domain-containing protein — MGFINFIAELLHDPRAAIASWIAAGPLVAYGCVFLIIFIETGVVFFPFLPGDSLLFASGFFAHNGGFNIMALLGIAWAAAILGDQCNFMIGHLFGKKIIASGKVKAMTPERIEKSEKFLEKWGHLAIFLGRFFPFIRTFVPFIAGMGGMHWRNFVIFNVLGGITWSTLFTLLGYFFGGIPFVQEHFELLIVGIVAVSIVPTVVGLVKAKLGKK, encoded by the coding sequence ATGGGCTTCATCAACTTCATCGCCGAACTGCTGCACGATCCCCGCGCGGCCATCGCGAGCTGGATTGCCGCCGGCCCGCTCGTGGCCTACGGCTGCGTCTTCCTCATCATCTTCATCGAGACGGGCGTCGTGTTCTTCCCGTTCCTGCCGGGTGACTCGCTGCTGTTCGCCTCGGGCTTCTTTGCGCACAACGGCGGCTTCAACATCATGGCGCTGCTTGGTATCGCATGGGCTGCCGCCATCCTCGGTGACCAGTGCAACTTCATGATCGGCCACCTCTTTGGCAAGAAGATTATCGCCTCGGGCAAGGTCAAGGCCATGACGCCGGAGCGCATCGAGAAGAGCGAGAAGTTCCTCGAGAAGTGGGGCCACCTTGCCATCTTCCTCGGCCGCTTCTTCCCGTTCATTCGCACGTTCGTGCCGTTCATTGCCGGCATGGGTGGCATGCACTGGCGCAACTTCGTGATCTTCAACGTGCTTGGCGGCATCACCTGGTCCACGCTGTTCACGCTGCTCGGTTACTTCTTTGGCGGCATCCCGTTTGTGCAGGAGCACTTCGAGCTGCTCATCGTGGGTATCGTTGCCGTCTCGATCGTCCCCACGGTCGTGGGCCTGGTGAAGGCCAAGCTCGGCAAGAAGTAG
- a CDS encoding energy-coupling factor transporter transmembrane component T family protein, producing MVNVIDYVPGNTVLHRLNPVAKLALAAGIIVATFLADTFPMLVGLLALTLALGAYAGVLRNLLSLLKLLVPLAVVMLVLQTVFMRGGDVLLAWVTTEGLVTGGKACLRLLGVALPLILMLTVTKLNDLSNACVEVLHVPYRYAFTFTTALRFVPVFSQEMNAIMEAQTARGVEYDTRNPLKKIRLMLPLCVPLLVSSVGKTDATALAAEQRGFYLRTRQSSYKRYPIVGLDVAALVVAVVLIVAGALL from the coding sequence GTGGTTAACGTCATCGACTACGTGCCGGGCAACACGGTACTGCACCGGCTGAACCCGGTTGCCAAGCTCGCCCTTGCCGCCGGCATCATCGTGGCGACCTTCCTGGCCGACACGTTTCCCATGCTCGTGGGCCTTCTCGCGCTCACGCTTGCGCTGGGCGCCTACGCCGGCGTGCTGAGGAACCTGCTGTCGCTGCTCAAGCTGCTCGTGCCGCTTGCGGTGGTCATGCTCGTGCTGCAGACGGTGTTCATGCGTGGGGGAGACGTGCTCCTCGCCTGGGTCACCACCGAGGGCCTCGTCACGGGCGGCAAGGCGTGCCTGCGCCTGCTCGGCGTGGCGCTGCCGCTCATCCTCATGCTCACCGTGACGAAGCTCAACGATCTCTCGAACGCCTGCGTCGAGGTACTTCACGTGCCGTACCGCTATGCGTTCACGTTTACGACGGCGCTGCGCTTCGTGCCCGTGTTCAGTCAGGAGATGAACGCGATCATGGAGGCGCAGACGGCCCGCGGCGTGGAGTATGACACGAGAAACCCCCTCAAGAAGATTCGCCTCATGCTGCCGCTGTGCGTGCCCCTGCTCGTGAGCTCGGTGGGCAAGACCGACGCCACGGCGCTTGCCGCCGAGCAGCGCGGCTTCTACCTGCGCACGAGACAGAGCAGCTACAAGCGCTACCCGATCGTGGGCCTCGACGTGGCCGCGCTCGTCGTGGCCGTGGTGCTCATCGTCGCCGGCGCGCTGCTGTAG
- a CDS encoding ABC transporter ATP-binding protein, translating into MSTSNPIIELRDVSFSYDEGSEKALDAVSLSVREGDFVGVIGPSGAGKSTLAAMMSGAIPHHYAGKLYGATLVDGHDTCDVTLTDISRIVGSVLQDIDTQMVASVVEDEMLFGLENFGVPRDKIEERLAGALDAVGIAGLRNREIATLSGGQKQKVAIAAILALEPRVLVLDEPTAALDPASSRHVFDTLHEVNERMGITVVVIEQKVALLSEYCGRIVVLDHGRVAFEGTPHEVFSHGEELREMGVDSPRVARVSNSLARHGVIERGLPCLNVPEATALIAGLVGTGHAAEGEARVPAASPHAPTPRPHAEGAEPVVELSGVNFSYPGGGASVHNLEMRVYPGELVGVVGQNGAGKTTLTKLLNGLLKPASGEVRIAGLSTSEVPTSAIAAHCATLFQNPDHQICKDTVLEEVAFGLELQGVEPGRARERAEGVAKRFGLPLDEAPFSLSRGQRQMVALASVVVCEPEVVLLDEPTSGLDYRECMTVMETVREMAEHGCAVIMVCHDMEVVSDFAERLVVMANGEILARGVAAEIFSDADLMERAYVAPPQMVQLASELAREVSPAFAGMSEVSDIVDTAEGMIVRG; encoded by the coding sequence ATGAGCACATCCAACCCAATCATCGAGCTTAGGGACGTCTCGTTCTCCTATGACGAGGGGAGCGAGAAGGCCCTCGACGCCGTCTCGCTCTCCGTGCGCGAGGGAGACTTCGTGGGCGTCATCGGCCCGTCGGGCGCCGGCAAGTCGACGCTCGCCGCCATGATGAGCGGTGCCATCCCGCACCACTATGCGGGTAAGCTCTACGGCGCCACGCTCGTTGATGGCCACGACACCTGCGACGTCACGCTCACGGACATCTCGCGCATCGTCGGTAGCGTGCTGCAGGACATCGACACCCAGATGGTCGCCTCCGTCGTCGAGGACGAGATGCTCTTTGGCCTCGAGAACTTCGGCGTGCCGCGTGACAAGATCGAGGAGCGCCTCGCTGGTGCGCTTGACGCCGTGGGAATCGCGGGCCTGCGCAACCGCGAAATCGCCACGCTCTCCGGCGGCCAGAAGCAGAAGGTCGCCATCGCCGCAATCCTGGCGCTCGAGCCGCGCGTCCTCGTGCTTGACGAGCCCACGGCGGCCCTCGACCCCGCGAGCTCGCGCCACGTGTTCGACACCCTGCACGAGGTCAACGAGCGCATGGGCATCACCGTCGTGGTCATCGAGCAGAAGGTGGCGCTGCTGTCAGAGTACTGCGGCCGCATCGTGGTCCTCGACCATGGCCGTGTGGCGTTCGAAGGCACGCCGCACGAGGTCTTCTCGCACGGCGAGGAACTGCGCGAGATGGGCGTCGACAGCCCCCGCGTGGCGCGCGTCTCCAACAGCCTCGCCCGCCACGGCGTCATTGAGCGGGGGCTTCCGTGCCTGAACGTTCCCGAAGCCACGGCCCTCATCGCCGGCCTCGTGGGCACGGGCCATGCGGCCGAGGGTGAGGCTCGCGTTCCGGCGGCCTCGCCCCACGCGCCCACCCCGCGCCCGCATGCTGAGGGAGCCGAGCCCGTCGTCGAGCTGTCTGGCGTCAACTTCTCCTATCCCGGCGGTGGCGCCTCCGTGCACAACCTCGAGATGCGCGTCTACCCCGGTGAGCTCGTGGGCGTCGTGGGTCAGAACGGAGCCGGCAAGACCACGCTCACCAAGCTGCTGAACGGCCTGCTCAAGCCGGCCTCAGGCGAGGTGCGCATCGCCGGCCTCAGCACGTCAGAGGTTCCCACGAGCGCCATCGCCGCCCACTGCGCCACGCTGTTCCAGAACCCGGACCACCAGATCTGCAAGGACACGGTCCTCGAGGAGGTCGCGTTCGGTCTCGAGCTTCAGGGCGTGGAGCCCGGCCGGGCCCGCGAGCGTGCCGAGGGGGTCGCCAAGCGCTTTGGCCTGCCGCTCGACGAGGCGCCGTTCTCGCTCTCGCGCGGCCAGCGCCAGATGGTGGCGCTGGCGAGCGTCGTCGTGTGCGAGCCCGAGGTCGTGCTGCTCGACGAGCCCACGAGCGGCCTGGACTACCGCGAGTGCATGACGGTCATGGAGACGGTGCGCGAGATGGCCGAACACGGCTGCGCAGTCATCATGGTCTGCCATGACATGGAGGTCGTGAGCGACTTCGCCGAGCGCCTTGTGGTCATGGCGAACGGCGAGATACTCGCGCGCGGCGTCGCGGCAGAGATCTTCTCGGACGCCGACCTCATGGAGCGCGCCTACGTGGCGCCACCCCAGATGGTGCAGCTTGCCTCCGAGCTCGCCCGCGAGGTCTCCCCGGCATTTGCCGGCATGAGCGAGGTCTCTGACATCGTCGACACCGCCGAGGGGATGATCGTCCGTGGTTAA